The window ATAGCTACGCAACAAACATTTATACCTGCAACGCTCATGAACTTCTAATAAGCTTTGTATTATATAACATGAAAGaaattatattgtaaaaatcaaattttagatCAAGTGTAAAATCTATTAAATTTTGATCCACTAGACCgtcatctactctattaaacaCTTTAAAAAACTACTATACAAGCGTCTATTATAGACCAAGTCTAGATTATTAATATctcatattaaattaatatactaatataaaatttaaacatattgtgaaccaaaatctatactatactaaaagggggatataagccatggagagggtgtccacataggatagaaaaatcaaccaatcagagaacccgaaattgccatgtcatctcattttttttcgtaaaaaataaaaaaacaatgcgaaggtgaggatcgaacccgggttagtatgatatatatataggacagttaccactaagccattgaaactttcttggacacatatacaagaaccactaagtatataatcacaaactcttatgtacatttacaataatatgaattcaactttcaagactccgatactttattttgtaaaaaaaaataagtaagtgactaagctaatatattcttagaaagtgtgagaacgttgacaagtatgaaaaagcatagatttttgttttcgtgacaaagttaagaattttgtaaaagtaagtttaacatataaattttcgtgacaaatatgaaaaaccatagatttttgtaaaattttgacaaaataactcataacatacttctctaatgttttaataaaatattatttaagggtgcaataattaaatatattaattcaataaattttgtaatttatagacaaaacaataacacaacaaattttgaaacatttgtttaacctatcgattttttttcatgagaatccaactaaacaagataaaaaaataattagatttacaaatatttaattaccattttattcaattttgattaatttcaaattatcataatgtatctttttgaagttacaaatatgaaaaagcatagatttttgtacaatttgacaaaacaactcaaaacatatttttctaatgtcttaataaaatattatttaaggatgcaataattaaatatattaattcaataaattttataatttatagacaaaacaataccacaacaaattttgaaacatttgtttaaccaatcgatttttttttcatgagaatccaactaaacaattagatttacaaatatttaattaccattttcttcaattttgattcattttaaattgtaataatgtatctttttgaagttacaaaataataatgttcTTTTTTATTACACtagaattatatatagattatatatacacaaaataaatatattataacaacataaatttactttccccgattcatatgaaaactttttaagttatccaccaaagcaaattaattaaatcaatgaaattgttaaaatacagcaaattaatatattattttattttaaattaaattatttaaaaagtgtatttttgttaaaacaaaataataaataagtaaaactgatttgatggtaatttttatgatatatatatatatatatatatatatcaattctgtgaaagaaacagaagcttaatatggaaaaaaatcttaaatacaaaaacctctaaaaattaacaaaaaaactaataaattaaactatgatatcacttaaaagcttcttagaccatattaataaaatatttaagcgataattagacaaatttgattttttttccagcaaaaagtttattattaattagcatcagttatttcaagatgttaaagaaatggtggacaaaaaaataggatgaacattaatgatatatgaactatgaatagtactttgtgaagcagacttagataacatatatgcacatacattttcagtcctttttgatgcctaaattcaatttcttcagagtaattattccacaaatagatcgtatgagatattgttttgatatgtagatttgttttttcaatgttaagaagattgataactgtaaaaatgtctcattcgtatatgatatgtctataaccgagtccccaacatgagacaagtttgtttaaaaagtaaataattttatttttcttatattatataataaatatatattatttactgataataaaaatatagttattcatctatcacaaatatctatgcaaatatgtgaatcaagtacaacaatcaaacaacataatgatttccacaaagaaaatttaaaaaatatatttatgttatgtagtcatattttatatttttaaaataatataatacaatattatacattattttttagaattgagaaatacatataatatcttatccgcgcgtagcgcggttaaaaaatctagtagaagtaacaaaataaatagagcaattgtcaataatagcacattttgagtttttgtctcaaaaatgacactagaaggagaaagtcacaaaaatgacattcattaaaaagtaaaatatatctaatacctttgatttaaaattaaataaataaacaaaaacaaataaaaacaaataaaaaaatgaaaaaaagaatttttttttatagtttcagattatatgttttcagtttcgaaatattttatagtttgttttttgaaaatttttttttctaaattttttttttcaattttttttataattcaaaaatactttttgcaactgttttttaaatttttatttttaattttttaatatttattttttattttataaaattttaaaccgtAATTCTAAAACCCCAcgccttaactctaaaccctaaggtttagattaattaaacCAAGGAGTATAAgagtatatttacctctttaatgaaactcatttttgtgactttgaactttgagtgctagttttagaacaaaaacttggtttaatgctatcctagtctttttctcaaataaatatttttatgtagaTAATTAATACGCTTCTCCTGCTATATAGGACATTTGTTTATATAGAGATTCCACTTAAGTAACAACCGTATTTCATTCAAATATTCTATaacatgttatattttatttatattaatcatgatttcatatttactaaagactagatcttgatccgcgtTTTTggtttcaattctaaattgatatatattataatatatatgtgtctatcagtttttaaaacataataaatttactatatatatttttattgaataaattgttttaaactttcacatgtatttgtatcttcttcaatatatatatttttgtattattatttcattattaaaattgtaactatatatatagtaaaatattgttttattgtcatattcaaaaatattgtaacatttaacaaatttagaaagttttttaaaaaattaaacttttcgcttcacaaatttatattatcgagaaaataattaaacatttagtttttgcttaatttttaaaataaaccttatagtttaaattttgttttcattggtttaaggtagtaaagattaatcattgctagatacaacatatacatgaaaaattcttaaagaatactcatatttccataaatttcttgttatcttaatttctaaatcacaaacacaaatctacaatatttctcaaaaaaatgaaaacatttcaaaaatagcagtttttaagaaaattatttaaaaatacaacatattgatgaaaaattctgaaagaatattcATTTATCCATAAAATTttggttatcctaatttctaaatgacAAACCAAAATCTGCATTATTtctagaaaaatgaaaaatttcaaaaaatagcagtttttaaaaaaaattatttaaaaatacaacatattgatgaaaaactctgaaagaataTCTATCTATccataaaaattttgttatcctaatttctaaatcacgaACTCAAATATAGCAACAATATGtttttctctctaaaacttCTAGAGAGAGATTTTATAGATATAAACTTAGCGACCTTGATACTTATTGTATAACGAGCTTGATTTGATAATCGAACTCGACTCACATTTGTAACTTTTTGACTCGATTTACTtctaatattaacaaaaatttcGACCTATTTTGTCCCTAATCATATTATTAATCACTATCCAAACTCACTATTCACCAACTTGTTGTCGGGACGATATATAGGACGCTCCTTAGCTTGTATCTCTTGTTATACTGTTGAGTTCAGACAGGCAATTAACGGAACACAAAGAGATGTGAAACTGCGTGGTGTTTGGATACCTTAATTGACGCTGTTAATCCAGTCAAGAGCTCAAATAATGGACAAAATTACAAGATGTTTATGGACTGGTCTTGGTGCTCTCAACACATGCGAGGGATGTTCCGTTCTCTGCAAGATGCTGGTCGGTACTTGAGCCCGTGAATAATTTGtctctgaacaaaaaaaaaaattcagatctTCTATTGTGCCTTGCTATTGTTAAACATTGGTCTCACAACTGAATCTTTACAACTTTTAGATCCAGAGAAACATTCTCTCGTTTATTGGTTAAAATTCAATGGTATGCAGTACAATAGGTGCAAACTTCACTGCTGGTTCTGTTGCTGGTGCCGTTGCTGCTGCAGCTACTTGCCCACTACATTTTGCAAAGACTCGGTGTCCAATAGACGTAAGAAACATAACCAAGTCTCTTCTTCCTTACCCCAAACTCATACCTTGAAGCTTCTTTGCCACTCTCTGCTCCTGTGTAGTTTGTAGCAAAGTCATGGTTTTGATAAGGGCTATGGTCCCATGTGAAATGGTATAAataattccgtaattttataATGTTACCCTCATGTGcaattgtattttatataattattattttctctatgaGTTGTTTTGTTTATCATTCGACATTTACAttaatattttctctatgattacATTGACAtttacattaatatttttttcaccaTTTAGAAGTGTAACATCCGTAGCTTTTAAGATAGAACCGAGAATGGTAATGTACTAGTACCAATGTAATGTAAGTGCCGTTTCCACAAGAATAATTCAAACTAAATCGAATATAACGGGAAGAAATTTctagattttattttgaaattttcagaTTTCCATGGAAGGCCACAAATTTGAACAAGAACaggatttgtttttttaatttttttttttaattttgttcaaAGTTAATAATAAGTGTCAAAATATCTGGTGATTCAAGCAAAGAAACACACACTATAAAGGATGAATAAATTGAATATCGAAGAAAAGGAATCGCCATCATAATCATAATAATCATAATCTGATGGAAAACAACAGAGATTCAATCTCCaggaatcatcatcatcatgatcaTAATCAagacaaaaacataaatcatgAGCAAATTAATAAACCATACTCGGGATTTTAtccacaaagaaaaaaagaactgaTGAAATGAAGAGACAAATCAGAAGAAGCTGTAGGAAGAGGATGCATCAAGAGGATGAATGAGGTATGTCAGCACCAATGCCACCACCATTAGCAGATACGCAATCCCTTGATCTATCGATGTCCCTGGAGAAAAAAAACACACTCTCGGATTCAGATctggagagactagagagaagaagaagagaatgtgATATCGTTGAATATGATGATGCTTACCATCACTGGTGGGAGCAGGAGCGGGAGCTAGGGATTGAGCGCCGGCGAGAGAAGAGACGACGGCGAAAACAAATGTGAATAACGCGAAACCAGCTACGTAACTCCTTGACgccatctctctctctggtGTTTTGATCCGACGAGAAAAAAGAAGTTTGCCGGAGTATCTGCAGGATAGAGAAGGAGGAAAGAGAGACAgtgtgaggatgatgatgatgaagtgaAGAGACAACTTGTTTAGATGTTGTTCTTATAGTACAAGACCCGGTTCATGATTACTGGCTATAACCGGTAATTCATCCGGTCAATTCTATTTACCAGTCGGCTGAAATTTCAAAAAGCATGATTTTTCATCGattcttcctcttttttttcttcttttttttttcttgtcaacaTTGGATATCACTATGTTTCTAgataagttttattttattttataaaaaaaattgaaaaacactAAATAAACGACATATTTGTTATATTCAAATGGTTCGATTCAGATATATTTGAGGGGTTAACTGAGATTCAGTTGTTGTATTAGTTGGTCaaaggaaaaatatatataaaaagttataaattgaatagtggttatttaaaatattgagataatctaatttattttttgaccaacaaaaatgatgaatttaaatttaaaattttgaaactctgtaatttttatttaaaaagaaataaataaaacgtaaaaacttaaaataaatgaatatttgACATAGACCGACAGTTAGTTAAATAATGTTACGACATCAATATCAATAAatgattcaaaatattttatctataaataataaaaaaatgaaaaagaaaataaaataaaatagtctTTCCTTAGACAAATTagttaatattaactaaatataaagctTGTCATAAAAATACTTAGAAAGTTTCTCAAATATGTGATGGCCTTACAAGACCATGTGATGGGTTATCACTTTTCTatgacttttattttataacttatattttatataaagtttATTGTTAGCATATTtgttaaatatatgtatataaataagttttgacaaaacattttttttgctaaataacaTAATTTTGGAGTCTTATGGTGggggttgttcaaaaaaaaaaaaggagtctTACGGTGGGGCTGACTGACAGATTGGCAGTGAAGCTCACCTTATTCATCATGACTCCATGAGTCTCtccaattttttaaacaatGATTCAAGTCTCTTTTCATGCCATGTTGTTTTCCTGATTAATTTAACGTCTAGCAGGTGTTGATCAGCGTGATTATCGGTTAATCGGTAGAGATTTGGATTTTTGAAAAAGATTTTCGTATCTCACATGTGGTttcagaagaaaacaaaacaattcaTATATAATGTGGTGTTCTATAACGCACAACATTGTTGCTCTGTTTAGGTAAATTGTTTACACGCTCTAAAGTTAAAGTTCggttaaagttaaaaaaaaaacaattaagttCGGTTTAATTTGGCATAACTTGTTTGTTTATCGTTCTAGTGCCGAAGTAATATTTCTACATTAATGGTTTGATTGATAACTAtattataaaaagatatatCGATGTTGTTTAATCATCTTACCATTTGAATTGATTCCAcataatttattgttttttttttagtagtGTATGATTGATTATATATGTTtgacttattttattttggagtaCCTTAACCTTGGTTGTTGAATGTACGACAATACGAATGATTTGTTGTATAATTATAGCTGTTAATTGTATGATTGGTGTAGCTTTATGAGGTGGCTATTTTACAAACTAGTGAGAGGTATTAGCCGTTGGATCAGTTGcatcaatcattttatttttcgaATTTAAACTTTTAACATGACTCGAACATGTATGTTGCAGTTGGAAATAATTTAGCGTcaccttttgttt of the Brassica rapa cultivar Chiifu-401-42 chromosome A03, CAAS_Brap_v3.01, whole genome shotgun sequence genome contains:
- the LOC103858210 gene encoding arabinogalactan protein 16; this encodes MASRSYVAGFALFTFVFAVVSSLAGAQSLAPAPAPTSDGTSIDQGIAYLLMVVALVLTYLIHPLDASSSYSFF